From the genome of Triticum urartu cultivar G1812 unplaced genomic scaffold, Tu2.1 TuUngrouped_contig_4822, whole genome shotgun sequence, one region includes:
- the LOC125528367 gene encoding protein NPG1-like, which produces GPAAAAEAKPASSGEAVSLNYEEARALLGRLEFQKGNVEDALCVFDGIDLQAAIERFQPSSSKKTTEATLVLEAIYLKALSLQKLGKSIEAAKQCKSVIDSVESMFKNGTPDIEQKLQETINKSVELLPEAWKKAGSLQETFASYRRALLSPWNLDEECIARIQKRFAAFLLYGCVEWSPPSSGSPAEGTFVPKTNIEEAILLLTTVLKKFYQGKTHWDPSVMEHLTYALSICSRPSLIADHLEEVLPGIYPRTERWNTLAFCYYGVAQKEVALNFLRKSLNKHENPKDTMALLLAAKICSEDCRLASEGVEYARRAIANTESLDVHLKSTGLHFLGSCLSKKAKIVSSDHQRAMLHAETMKSLTESMSLDRYNPNLIFDMGVQYAEQRNMNAALRCAKEFVDATGGAVSKGWRFLALVLSAQQRYSEAEVATNAALDETAKWDQGSLLRIKAKLKVAQSSPMEAVEAYRVLLALVQAQKNSPKKVEGEAGGVTEFEIWQGLANLYSGLSHTRDAEVCLQKATALKSYSAATLEAEGYMHEVRKESKEAMAAYVNASATELDHVSSKVAIGALLSKQGGKYLPAARAFLSDALRVEPTNRMAWLNLGKVHKLDGRISDAADCFQAAVMLEESDPVESFRTLS; this is translated from the exons GGGCCGGCGGCAGCGGCAGAGGCAAAGCCGGCCAGCTCCGGCGAGGCGGTCTCCCTCAACTACGAG GAAGCGAGAGCTCTCTTAGGAAGGCTGGAATTTCAGAAAGGCAATGTAGAAGATGCACTTTGTGTGTTTGATGGAATAGACCTTCAAGCTGCCATTGAGCGCTTCCAGCCATCATCCTCGAAGAAAACAACAGAAGCTACTCTTGTTCTCGAAGCCATTTACTTGAAAGCATTGTCCCTTCAGAAGCTAGGAAAATCAATAG AGGCCGCTAAACAATGCAAAAGCGTCATCGATTCTGTTGAAAGTATGTTCAAGAATGGCACTCCTGACATCGAACAGAAGCTACAAGAAACTATCAATAAATCTGTGGAACTTCTCCCAGAGGCCTGGAAAAAAGCTGGCTCTCTTCAGGAAACATTTGCTTCGTACAGACGCGCTCTTCTCAGCCCGTGGAACCTCGACGAGGAATGCATTGCAAGGATTCAAAAGAGATTTGCTGCTTTCTTGTTGTATGGTTGTGTGGAGTGGAGTCCGCCCAGCTCTGGTTCACCAGCTGAAGGCACTTTTGTTCCCAAGACAAATATTGAGGAAGCCATTCTACTCCTCACAACAGTATTGAAGAAGTTTTATCAGGGAAAGACCCACTGGGATCCCTCGGTGATGGAACACTTGACCTACGCATTGTCGATTTGCAGCCGGCCTTCTCTTATTGCAGATCATCTGGAGGAGGTTCTACCTGGGATATATCCTCGGACGGAGAGATGGAACACACTAGCATTTTGCTACTATGGTGTTGCTCAGAAAGAAGTCGCTCTAAATTTCCTGAGGAAGTCCTTGAATAAGCATGAGAACCCAAAAGATACAATGGCATTGCTGTTAGCCGCCAAGATATGTAGCGAGGACTGCCGTCTTGCCTCCGAGGGTGTCGAGTACGCAAGAAGAGCGATTGCAAACACGGAATCATTAGATGTTCATCTGAAGAGCACTGGCCTCCATTTCTTGGGGAGTTGCCTGAGTAAGAAGGCCAAGATTGTTTCATCCGATCACCAAAGAGCTATGTTGCACGCAGAAACTATGAAGTCCCTTACGGAGTCGATGTCTCTTGACCGCTACAACCCAAACCTAATATTCGACATGGGAGTTCAATACGCTGAGCAGCGGAACATGAACGCCGCGCTGAGATGTGCCAAAGAGTTTGTCGACGCGACCGGTGGAGCGGTCTCGAAAGGTTGGAGGTTTCTAGCCCTAGTCCTCTCCGCACAGCAAAGATACTCCGAAGCAGAAGTGGCGACCAATGCCGCGTTAGACGAGACCGCAAAGTGGGATCAAGGGTCACTGCTCAGGATAAAGGCTAAGCTGAAGGTCGCTCAATCGTCGCCCATGGAGGCGGTGGAGGCATACCGGGTCCTCCTTGCTCTTGTTCAGGCCCAGAAGAATTCGCCTAAAAAAGTGGAG GGAGAGGCTGGTGGAGTAACCGAGTTCGAAATCTGGCAAGGTCTTGCAAATCTGTACTCCGGCCTCTCACACACCAGGGACGCCGAGGTATGTTTGCAGAAAGCCACAGCCCTGAAATCGTACTCCGCCGCGACACTCGAAGCCGAAG GTTACATGCACGAGGTGCGCAAGGAGAGCAAGGAGGCGATGGCGGCCTACGTGAACGCCTCGGCGACGGAGCTGGATCACGTGTCGTCCAAGGTGGCCATCGGGGCTCTGCTCTCCAAGCAGGGGGGCAAGTACCTCCCGGC